The following are encoded in a window of Lichenicola cladoniae genomic DNA:
- a CDS encoding MFS transporter, which yields MPDQAAAPPAEFPSRPARRMRILALTLLVIAGTVNYLDRSALSIGNSSIRASLHLSDTEMGLLLSAFAVAYGVAQLPVGILIDRYGPRRLMSIGLLLWSVAQIAAGFVTGLGQFLFARVALGIGESPMYLAGTKVCSNWFQAPARALPIGLFNASSALGPAIAPPILTSLMIAFGWRPMFVIIGIAGLIVAVSWNLIYRDPEQSGLSPQERTWIHAEDSEADQGKTLTGWPSLFREANTWGMAIGFFGVIYLTWLYGTWLPAYLERARHLSVQQAGIWTAVPQACGFFGALLGGVAAHTLARRGVGPVASCRLPLVVAMLITAACTAGVPLVHNTSAAVFLVSVALFCGSLASSCGWAMAAVATTPDKVATLEAIQNIGGSIGGALAPALTGLVVQLTGSFTPALLLAAGISAASAIVYQIGTRDRPAAPERITS from the coding sequence ATGCCGGATCAAGCTGCCGCACCGCCTGCCGAATTTCCGTCCCGACCGGCACGCCGAATGCGCATCCTTGCGCTGACGCTCCTGGTGATCGCCGGCACCGTCAACTACCTGGACCGGTCCGCGCTTTCGATCGGCAATTCCAGCATTCGCGCCTCGCTGCACCTGAGCGACACCGAGATGGGCCTGCTATTGTCCGCTTTCGCCGTCGCCTACGGTGTGGCCCAGCTCCCGGTCGGCATCCTGATCGACCGCTACGGACCGCGCCGCCTGATGAGCATCGGCCTGCTCCTGTGGTCGGTTGCCCAGATCGCCGCCGGCTTCGTCACCGGCCTCGGCCAGTTCCTGTTCGCGCGCGTCGCACTCGGGATCGGCGAGTCGCCGATGTACCTGGCCGGCACCAAGGTCTGCTCGAACTGGTTCCAGGCGCCGGCCCGGGCCTTGCCGATCGGGCTGTTCAACGCCTCCTCGGCGCTCGGGCCGGCGATCGCCCCGCCGATCCTGACCTCCCTGATGATCGCCTTCGGCTGGCGGCCGATGTTCGTGATCATCGGCATCGCAGGCCTGATCGTCGCGGTATCGTGGAACCTGATCTATCGCGATCCTGAGCAATCCGGCCTTTCGCCGCAGGAACGAACGTGGATCCATGCCGAGGATAGCGAAGCCGACCAGGGGAAGACCCTCACCGGCTGGCCCAGCCTGTTCCGGGAAGCCAACACCTGGGGGATGGCGATCGGCTTCTTCGGCGTCATCTACCTGACCTGGCTCTATGGCACCTGGCTGCCGGCCTATCTGGAACGGGCCCGCCACCTGAGCGTGCAACAGGCCGGCATCTGGACCGCCGTTCCCCAGGCCTGCGGCTTCTTCGGCGCCCTGCTGGGAGGAGTCGCCGCACATACCCTCGCCCGTCGAGGGGTCGGACCGGTCGCCAGTTGCCGCCTGCCACTGGTGGTCGCCATGCTGATCACCGCAGCCTGCACCGCCGGCGTTCCGCTCGTCCATAATACCTCTGCCGCCGTTTTCCTGGTCAGCGTCGCGTTGTTCTGCGGCAGCCTCGCCTCCTCATGCGGCTGGGCGATGGCCGCCGTTGCCACCACGCCGGACAAGGTCGCGACGTTGGAGGCGATCCAGAATATCGGCGGATCGATCGGCGGCGCCCTGGCACCCGCCTTGACCGGCCTGGTCGTGCAACTCACCGGTTCCTTCACGCCGGCGC
- the parC gene encoding DNA topoisomerase IV subunit A, whose product MAADVAGHILDTSLSEALSERYLAYAMSTIMSRSLPDVRDGLKPVHRRLIYAMQQLRLDPTAGFKKCARVVGDVIGKYHPHGDVAVYETLVRLAQDFAVRYPLVEGQGNFGSIDGDNAAAMRYTEARLTEVAKALLEGIEDDAVDFRPTYDGEESEPIVLPSAFPNLLANGAAGIAVGMATSIPPHNAGEVCAAALLLVKDRNTSLDALLAQIQGPDFPTGGLIVEEPAAIRTAYETGRGGFRLRARWTREEGRFGTWQIVVTEIPYQVQKSRLIEQIAELMELKKLPLLGDIRDESTTDIRLVLEPKTKGVEPEVLMETLFRATQLETRFGLNMNVLSSAGVPRVMGLREVLLEWLDHRHVVLKRRSAHRLSAVQRRLEILDGFLAVYLNLDEVIRIIREEDEPRAGLMRTFELTELQAEAVLNMRLRSLRRLEEVEIRKEHTKLAHEQDELNALLDETGTGPRLRWKRIGQEIERVRKQFGSGPLGDRRSTFADPPKPFDLSAIMALDREPITVILSQKGWIRAIRGHQIDLGAQKFKEGDGPRPDLGVLECQTTDRVCLFASDGRAFTLRAGDLPRGRGDGQPIRLMVELGNEGEVIALFVLQDAARYLLAASSGRGMVIESADLVVEKRTGKQILNLKPGETAVACIEAAGDQVAVLGENRRLLVFPLSEVPVLGRGTGTTLQKYKDGGLKEVRVFASKPGLVWVPGAKLRSMADLQIYVGKRAEPGKAAPSWIPRS is encoded by the coding sequence ATGGCGGCCGACGTGGCAGGACATATTCTGGATACGAGCCTCAGCGAGGCGCTGAGCGAGCGGTATCTCGCCTATGCGATGTCGACCATCATGTCGCGGTCGCTACCGGATGTCCGGGATGGGCTGAAGCCGGTGCATCGGCGGCTGATCTACGCGATGCAGCAATTGCGGCTGGATCCGACCGCGGGCTTCAAGAAGTGCGCCCGCGTGGTTGGCGACGTGATCGGCAAGTATCACCCGCATGGCGACGTGGCCGTGTACGAGACGCTGGTCCGGCTCGCGCAGGATTTCGCGGTGCGTTATCCGCTGGTCGAGGGCCAGGGCAATTTCGGTTCGATCGACGGCGATAACGCGGCCGCCATGCGATACACCGAGGCCCGGCTGACCGAGGTCGCTAAGGCGCTGCTCGAGGGGATCGAGGACGACGCGGTCGATTTCCGCCCGACCTATGACGGGGAGGAAAGCGAGCCGATCGTGCTGCCATCGGCGTTCCCGAACCTGCTGGCGAACGGCGCGGCCGGCATCGCGGTCGGCATGGCCACCAGCATCCCGCCGCATAATGCCGGCGAGGTCTGTGCGGCGGCGCTGCTGTTGGTGAAGGACCGGAACACCAGCCTCGACGCCTTGCTGGCCCAGATCCAGGGTCCCGACTTCCCGACCGGGGGGCTGATCGTCGAGGAACCAGCCGCCATCCGCACCGCCTACGAAACCGGCCGTGGCGGGTTCCGCCTGCGGGCCCGCTGGACGCGCGAGGAGGGCCGGTTCGGCACCTGGCAGATCGTCGTCACCGAGATCCCGTACCAGGTCCAGAAGTCCCGGTTGATCGAGCAGATCGCCGAGCTGATGGAGCTGAAGAAGCTGCCGCTACTGGGCGACATACGCGACGAGAGCACGACCGACATCAGGCTGGTCCTGGAGCCCAAGACCAAGGGCGTCGAGCCGGAAGTGCTGATGGAAACGCTGTTCCGCGCCACCCAGCTCGAGACCCGGTTCGGACTGAACATGAACGTGCTGTCGTCCGCAGGCGTGCCGCGGGTGATGGGGCTGCGCGAGGTCCTGCTGGAGTGGCTCGACCATCGCCACGTGGTGCTGAAGCGTCGCAGCGCGCATCGCTTGAGCGCGGTGCAGCGACGCCTGGAGATCCTCGACGGGTTTCTCGCGGTCTACCTGAACCTCGACGAGGTGATCCGGATCATCCGCGAGGAAGACGAGCCGCGCGCCGGGCTGATGCGGACCTTCGAGCTGACCGAGCTGCAGGCGGAGGCGGTGCTGAACATGCGGTTGCGCAGCCTGCGCCGGCTGGAAGAGGTCGAGATCCGCAAGGAGCATACCAAGCTTGCGCACGAGCAGGACGAGCTGAATGCCCTGCTCGACGAGACAGGGACCGGCCCCCGGCTGCGCTGGAAGCGAATCGGGCAGGAGATCGAGCGGGTGCGCAAGCAGTTCGGCTCCGGCCCACTCGGCGACCGGCGCAGCACGTTCGCCGATCCTCCGAAGCCGTTCGACCTGTCGGCGATCATGGCGCTGGATCGCGAGCCGATCACGGTCATCCTGTCGCAGAAGGGATGGATCAGGGCGATACGCGGCCACCAGATCGACCTGGGCGCGCAGAAGTTCAAGGAAGGCGATGGGCCGCGACCCGATCTGGGCGTGCTGGAGTGCCAGACGACCGACCGGGTGTGCCTGTTCGCGAGCGACGGAAGGGCCTTCACGCTGCGGGCCGGCGACCTGCCGCGTGGGCGCGGTGATGGGCAGCCGATCCGGCTGATGGTCGAACTCGGCAACGAGGGCGAGGTGATCGCGCTGTTCGTGCTGCAGGATGCCGCGCGCTATCTGCTCGCGGCATCGAGCGGGCGCGGGATGGTGATCGAGTCCGCGGACCTGGTGGTGGAGAAACGCACAGGCAAGCAGATCCTGAACCTGAAGCCGGGCGAGACCGCCGTGGCCTGTATCGAAGCGGCCGGCGATCAGGTCGCGGTGCTCGGCGAAAACCGGCGGCTGCTGGTGTTCCCGTTGAGCGAGGTGCCTGTGCTCGGGCGCGGCACCGGTACGACGCTGCAGAAGTACAAGGACGGAGGCCTGAAGGAGGTCCGGGTATTCGCATCGAAGCCGGGACTGGTCTGGGTGCCGGGCGCGAAACTACGCTCCATGGCCGATCTACAAATCTATGTCGGCAAGCGTGCCGAGCCAGGCAAGGCAGCGCCGAGCTGGATTCCGCGGTCCTAG